One Halorientalis litorea DNA segment encodes these proteins:
- a CDS encoding cupin domain-containing protein, with protein sequence MGYHLIDPAELDQWDDRPVDVRSVSDAADLPYQDAKLGLRVYEADPGEQLPLKYHSHDEQVEAFYVLDGTLHVETPAETFTVETDHVFVVEPGNPQRAHNPEDATESVRVLAIGAPSVDDARPYDPDET encoded by the coding sequence ATGGGTTACCACCTCATCGACCCCGCCGAACTGGACCAGTGGGACGACCGGCCGGTCGACGTGCGGTCGGTCAGCGACGCGGCCGACCTGCCGTATCAGGACGCGAAACTCGGCCTCCGGGTGTACGAGGCCGACCCCGGCGAGCAACTCCCGCTGAAGTACCACTCCCACGACGAACAGGTCGAGGCGTTCTACGTCCTCGACGGCACGCTCCACGTCGAGACGCCCGCGGAGACGTTCACCGTCGAGACGGACCACGTCTTCGTGGTCGAACCCGGCAACCCACAGCGGGCACACAACCCCGAGGACGCCACCGAATCGGTCCGCGTCCTCGCTATCGGCGCGCCGTCGGTGGACGACGCCCGGCCCTACGACCCGGACGAGACGTGA
- a CDS encoding class I SAM-dependent methyltransferase, producing the protein MDSEETHRSWADRSGEYSPAYYAEIGANEVTDTIATALSYYTHEDAAILEVGCSSGRHLARLREEGFEDLTGIDINDESFEVMADHFPALADTGTFHTGAVEDIVPEFDDGAFDVVYSVETLQHIPPENEWVFADLARVTSDLLVTAENEGNGPQRGPDERVNYVHGEFPLYYREWKRVFTDLGFAQVLSEPTNRDTIRVFRTP; encoded by the coding sequence ATGGACTCCGAGGAAACACACCGCAGTTGGGCCGACCGGTCGGGGGAGTACTCACCCGCCTACTACGCCGAAATCGGGGCGAACGAAGTCACCGACACGATTGCGACCGCGCTGTCGTACTACACCCACGAGGACGCCGCCATCCTCGAAGTCGGCTGTAGCTCCGGCCGCCATCTGGCCCGTCTCCGTGAGGAAGGGTTCGAGGACCTCACCGGCATCGACATCAACGACGAATCGTTCGAGGTGATGGCGGACCACTTCCCGGCACTCGCCGACACGGGCACGTTCCACACGGGAGCCGTCGAGGACATCGTTCCCGAGTTCGACGACGGCGCGTTCGACGTCGTCTACTCCGTCGAGACGCTCCAGCACATCCCGCCGGAAAACGAGTGGGTGTTCGCGGACCTCGCCCGCGTCACGAGCGACCTGCTCGTGACCGCCGAGAACGAGGGGAACGGCCCGCAACGCGGTCCGGACGAGAGGGTCAACTACGTCCACGGCGAGTTCCCGCTGTACTATCGCGAGTGGAAGCGCGTGTTCACCGACCTCGGCTTCGCGCAAGTGCTGTCCGAGCCGACCAACCGCGACACCATCCGCGTCTTTCGGACGCCCTGA
- a CDS encoding SDR family NAD(P)-dependent oxidoreductase, giving the protein MHEADFDVAGETAIVTGASQGIGRAIAETLAAGGANVAICSRAQERVDPVAEAINEAAEGQCLAVECNVREREAVEAFVEATVEEFGGLDILVNNAGGEFVAPFEDISPNGFETIVDLNLMGTVHGMQVAGEAMREDGGGRIVNMASVNGQHAAPGESHYGAAKAAIIRLTETVATEWAEDGVRVNCVAPGLIQTPGVAETLGISSEDMPPREQVDRRIGYGEDIADVVQFLVSPAAAFMTGETVTVKGVPRPGNSMSNTSELGLQ; this is encoded by the coding sequence ATGCACGAAGCGGACTTCGACGTGGCTGGTGAGACGGCAATCGTGACCGGCGCGAGTCAGGGCATCGGGCGCGCTATCGCGGAGACGCTGGCGGCGGGCGGCGCGAACGTCGCCATCTGTTCGCGGGCACAGGAACGGGTCGACCCCGTGGCCGAGGCAATCAACGAGGCCGCCGAAGGCCAGTGTCTCGCCGTCGAGTGTAACGTCCGCGAACGCGAGGCCGTCGAGGCGTTCGTCGAGGCCACCGTCGAGGAGTTCGGCGGACTCGACATCCTCGTGAACAACGCGGGCGGGGAGTTCGTCGCCCCCTTCGAGGACATTTCTCCCAACGGCTTCGAGACCATCGTCGACCTGAACCTGATGGGGACGGTCCACGGGATGCAGGTCGCCGGTGAGGCGATGCGCGAGGACGGCGGCGGCCGCATCGTCAACATGGCGAGTGTCAACGGCCAGCACGCCGCGCCCGGGGAGAGCCACTACGGCGCGGCCAAGGCCGCCATCATCCGCCTGACGGAGACGGTGGCGACGGAGTGGGCCGAGGATGGGGTCCGTGTCAACTGTGTCGCGCCCGGCCTCATCCAGACGCCGGGCGTCGCGGAGACGCTCGGCATCTCCAGCGAGGACATGCCCCCGCGCGAGCAGGTCGACCGCCGCATCGGGTACGGCGAGGACATCGCCGACGTGGTGCAGTTTCTGGTCTCGCCCGCCGCCGCGTTCATGACCGGCGAGACGGTGACGGTCAAGGGCGTCCCCCGGCCGGGCAACTCGATGTCGAACACCTCCGAGTTGGGCCTGCAGTAA
- a CDS encoding sugar kinase — protein sequence MTELVTFGETALRLSPPGDGRLETTDELDVWASGAASNVAVTASRLGTETTWTSTLADTPLGRRAVSELRGHGVTTDLTWTDADESRQGLTFFERGNEPRGNLVLDDRRGTAIESVEPSHLPMDAIQEAGAVFVSGESIALGDAVAETALAALRAASGAAVLGVDHRPDLWSAEAARETLTEMFPAVDILVVNEEQAETVLQVSGRPPEIAHQIGSEYDFQTVVITQGDRGALVWHDETIHDRDAVETEPVETSGQHAAFTGAYLGRRVAGESVSDALTHGVAAAALSRTIPGPVPAVNPDEVERVVETMDGGSGGGGRSGIR from the coding sequence ATGACAGAACTGGTGACATTCGGGGAGACGGCTCTCAGACTATCGCCGCCGGGGGACGGACGGTTGGAGACGACGGACGAACTCGACGTGTGGGCCTCGGGGGCGGCGAGCAACGTCGCCGTGACGGCGAGTCGACTCGGGACCGAGACGACGTGGACCTCGACGCTCGCGGACACGCCGCTGGGGCGGCGGGCGGTGTCCGAACTGCGTGGGCACGGTGTCACGACGGACCTGACGTGGACCGACGCCGACGAGAGCCGACAGGGGCTGACCTTCTTCGAGCGCGGGAACGAACCGCGCGGGAACCTCGTCCTCGACGACCGGCGCGGCACCGCCATCGAGTCGGTCGAACCGAGTCACCTCCCGATGGACGCGATACAGGAGGCCGGAGCCGTCTTCGTCAGCGGCGAGAGCATCGCGCTGGGTGACGCCGTCGCGGAGACGGCACTCGCCGCGCTCCGAGCAGCGAGCGGCGCGGCCGTCCTCGGCGTCGACCACCGACCGGACCTCTGGTCGGCCGAAGCGGCACGCGAGACGCTGACGGAGATGTTCCCGGCCGTCGATATCCTCGTCGTCAACGAGGAGCAGGCCGAGACGGTCCTGCAGGTGTCCGGCCGCCCCCCGGAAATCGCCCACCAAATCGGCTCCGAGTACGACTTCCAGACAGTCGTCATCACGCAGGGCGACCGGGGCGCGCTGGTCTGGCACGACGAGACGATTCACGACAGGGACGCCGTCGAGACGGAGCCAGTGGAGACGAGCGGCCAGCACGCGGCGTTCACCGGCGCGTACCTCGGGCGGCGCGTCGCGGGCGAGTCGGTGTCGGACGCGCTGACCCACGGCGTCGCGGCGGCGGCACTCAGCCGGACGATTCCCGGTCCGGTTCCGGCGGTCAACCCCGACGAGGTGGAACGCGTCGTCGAGACGATGGACGGCGGGTCGGGAGGCGGCGGGCGCAGCGGAATCCGGTAG
- a CDS encoding MFS transporter, whose translation MTSEARRRAYGLVVAGAFSYTCLLFVWFTLPAYLSTIIEEVGLTGTEAGLLAGAVPLTYIPLALFSGLAVDRIGPARSLATGLVVFGVAQIARSVAGGFPTLLAATVGIGVGATAITFGLPKLVAVLFPPEETGLPSSLYLVGSSAGTAAAFGLGRPVLGPALGGWRPLFLWSGVVAVGYAVVWLALARLAGLTGRETEDDAAFTPGSITADARAVLAHRELRLVVLVGVTYLLVIHGLQGWLPTILEARGLSPGRAGQTTTLLVGANVVGILAIPALADRFDARRLAITACGLVAFAGVVGVVTGGATLLAAAGIVGAGLGVGGLSPLVRAIPPELEGIGPGLTGAAVGLVFAVGEVGGFLGPVTVGVLHDLTGSYVPGLAVLACGGIVAAFAGVGMRR comes from the coding sequence ATGACGAGCGAGGCGCGGCGGCGCGCGTACGGGTTGGTCGTCGCCGGAGCGTTCAGCTACACCTGTCTGTTGTTCGTCTGGTTCACGCTTCCGGCGTACCTCTCGACAATCATCGAGGAGGTGGGACTCACCGGCACGGAGGCGGGCCTGCTCGCCGGCGCGGTGCCGCTGACCTACATCCCGCTCGCGCTGTTCTCGGGGCTGGCGGTGGACCGCATCGGGCCGGCCCGGAGCCTCGCCACCGGGTTGGTCGTCTTCGGCGTCGCCCAAATCGCTCGAAGCGTCGCCGGTGGGTTCCCGACCCTGCTCGCGGCCACCGTCGGCATCGGCGTCGGCGCGACGGCCATCACGTTCGGCCTGCCGAAACTCGTCGCCGTCCTCTTCCCGCCCGAGGAGACGGGACTGCCCTCCTCGCTGTACCTCGTCGGGTCCTCGGCGGGGACGGCGGCGGCGTTCGGCCTCGGCCGCCCCGTCCTCGGCCCGGCACTCGGCGGGTGGCGGCCGCTGTTTCTCTGGAGCGGCGTCGTCGCCGTGGGCTACGCCGTCGTCTGGCTGGCACTCGCCCGCCTCGCGGGCCTGACCGGCCGGGAAACCGAGGACGACGCGGCCTTCACGCCGGGGTCCATCACGGCGGACGCGCGGGCGGTACTGGCCCACCGCGAACTCAGGCTGGTAGTCCTCGTCGGTGTGACCTACCTGCTGGTCATCCACGGGCTACAGGGGTGGCTCCCGACGATACTGGAAGCACGCGGGCTCTCGCCGGGGCGGGCGGGCCAGACCACGACGTTGCTGGTCGGCGCGAACGTCGTCGGCATCCTCGCGATTCCAGCACTCGCCGACCGCTTCGACGCCCGACGGCTGGCCATCACGGCCTGCGGACTCGTCGCGTTCGCGGGCGTCGTCGGCGTCGTCACGGGTGGCGCGACGCTGCTCGCCGCGGCGGGCATCGTCGGCGCGGGGTTGGGCGTCGGCGGTCTCTCGCCGCTGGTGCGGGCGATTCCACCCGAACTGGAGGGTATCGGGCCGGGGCTGACCGGCGCGGCGGTCGGTCTCGTGTTCGCCGTCGGGGAGGTCGGTGGTTTCCTCGGACCCGTGACCGTCGGCGTCCTCCACGACCTCACGGGGTCGTACGTCCCCGGCCTCGCGGTGCTTGCCTGCGGTGGCATCGTGGCCGCGTTCGCGGGGGTCGGGATGCGACGGTGA
- the mutL gene encoding DNA mismatch repair endonuclease MutL — MSEESGAIRELDAATVERIAAGEVVERPASAVKELVENSIDADATRVEVAVESGGKDGIRVTDDGVGMSESEVRAAVREHTTSKIRDIDDLESGVGTLGFRGEALHAIGAVSRLTIETRPHGGTRGTRLRVEGGEVTTVEPTGCPEGTTVEIADLFFNVPARRKYLKQDGTEFAHVNTVVTGYALANPDVRVSLDHDGRETFATTGDGDLQSAVMSVYGREVASAMVPVDGPDGGAEDAPLTDVSGLVSHPETNRASGEYVATYVDGRYVRSTAVRDAVVEAYGTQLAPDRYPFTVLFLSVPPGTVDVNVHPRKTEVRFADEEGVRKQVRSAVETALLEAGILRSSAPRGQSAPDQTEISPERDGPDDEGRATSETVADNDERGSETQDDPPTRSGEAIGPGDIRTRADADPTPATDEDSDEPRETPTTADTSAGGGSRADDAPEPQRTEDTSVSQRADADADSDHHRRFRPGTEQARLGDDEAVGAEREAFDRLPSMRVLGQFDGTYVVAETADGLVLVDQHAADERVNYERLRERLAGGTDTQVLADPVTLSLTAREAALVAEYEDALARLGFRVDLTDERTVAVRTVPDLVAEAADPSLLREVLSAFVTGESAAAETVEAAADDLLADMACYPSITGNTSLTEGSIGDLLRALDDCENPWACPHGRPVVVELDRDELAARFERDYPGHGGRRD, encoded by the coding sequence ATGAGCGAGGAGTCGGGCGCGATACGGGAACTCGATGCGGCGACGGTCGAGCGCATCGCGGCCGGAGAGGTGGTCGAACGCCCCGCCTCCGCGGTGAAGGAGTTGGTCGAGAACAGCATCGACGCCGACGCCACCCGCGTCGAGGTAGCCGTCGAGTCCGGCGGGAAAGACGGGATTCGCGTGACCGACGACGGCGTCGGCATGTCCGAGTCAGAGGTCCGGGCCGCCGTCCGGGAACACACCACCTCGAAGATACGCGACATCGACGACCTCGAATCCGGCGTCGGGACGCTGGGCTTCCGCGGCGAGGCCCTCCACGCCATCGGTGCCGTCTCGCGGCTGACCATCGAGACCCGACCTCACGGCGGTACCCGGGGCACGCGTCTCCGCGTCGAGGGCGGCGAGGTGACGACGGTCGAACCCACGGGCTGTCCGGAGGGGACCACGGTCGAGATAGCGGACCTCTTCTTCAACGTCCCGGCCCGCCGGAAGTACCTGAAACAGGACGGGACGGAGTTCGCACACGTCAACACTGTCGTCACGGGCTACGCGTTGGCGAACCCGGACGTCCGCGTCAGCCTCGACCACGACGGGCGCGAGACGTTCGCCACGACGGGCGACGGCGACCTCCAGAGCGCGGTCATGTCGGTGTACGGCCGCGAGGTGGCGAGCGCGATGGTCCCCGTCGACGGGCCGGACGGGGGAGCCGAGGACGCCCCGCTCACGGACGTGTCGGGGCTTGTCAGCCACCCCGAGACCAACCGGGCGAGCGGGGAGTACGTCGCCACCTACGTCGACGGGCGGTACGTCCGCTCGACGGCGGTCAGGGACGCCGTGGTCGAAGCCTACGGGACGCAACTGGCACCCGACCGCTACCCCTTCACGGTCCTGTTCCTGTCGGTGCCGCCGGGGACCGTGGACGTGAACGTCCACCCACGCAAGACGGAGGTGCGGTTCGCGGACGAGGAGGGTGTCCGCAAGCAGGTCCGCAGTGCAGTCGAGACGGCCCTCCTCGAGGCGGGTATCCTCCGCTCGTCTGCCCCGCGGGGGCAGTCGGCCCCCGACCAGACCGAAATCAGCCCGGAACGGGACGGGCCGGACGACGAGGGTCGGGCAACGAGTGAAACTGTCGCGGACAACGACGAACGTGGTTCGGAAACGCAGGACGACCCGCCCACGCGTTCGGGCGAGGCCATCGGGCCGGGAGACATCCGTACCCGAGCGGACGCGGACCCGACCCCAGCGACGGACGAGGACAGCGACGAACCGCGGGAGACACCGACCACCGCGGACACGTCGGCAGGCGGCGGGTCGCGTGCGGACGACGCCCCAGAGCCACAGCGTACGGAGGACACCTCGGTGTCACAGCGTGCGGATGCGGACGCAGACAGTGACCATCACCGCCGGTTTCGCCCGGGCACGGAGCAGGCACGACTCGGTGACGACGAGGCGGTCGGTGCCGAGCGGGAGGCGTTCGACCGCCTGCCGTCGATGCGAGTCCTCGGGCAGTTCGACGGGACGTACGTCGTCGCCGAAACCGCGGACGGCCTCGTGTTGGTGGACCAGCACGCGGCCGACGAGCGGGTCAACTACGAGCGGTTGCGCGAGCGACTCGCGGGCGGGACGGACACGCAGGTGCTGGCCGACCCGGTGACACTCTCGCTGACGGCACGGGAGGCCGCGCTGGTCGCCGAGTACGAGGACGCGCTGGCGCGGCTGGGTTTTCGCGTGGACCTGACCGACGAGCGGACCGTGGCGGTGCGGACGGTGCCGGACCTCGTGGCCGAGGCGGCGGACCCGTCCCTGCTCCGGGAGGTGTTGTCGGCGTTCGTCACCGGCGAGTCGGCGGCCGCGGAGACGGTGGAGGCGGCGGCCGACGACCTGCTGGCGGACATGGCCTGCTACCCGTCGATAACGGGGAACACGTCGCTGACCGAGGGGTCGATTGGTGACCTCCTGCGGGCACTCGACGACTGTGAGAACCCGTGGGCCTGCCCGCACGGGCGGCCGGTCGTCGTGGAACTGGACCGCGACGAACTGGCGGCACGGTTCGAGCGGGACTACCCCGGGCACGGCGGCAGGCGGGACTGA
- a CDS encoding MATE family efflux transporter, producing MRRLRAVARVVAGLLASAGVIERSRLRETVDLAWPRILTGFAIMSKRTVDLAVVGLAVGADAVAGLTVANAYWVLGKLAFIGLAGGTLTMVSQNYGGEERDRAAVVVFTSLLAAGGLALVVVPVFVLVAEPLVATLSSGPSVTGFGVTYLVVVAPGLAFEGLNLVASRTYAGVGDTVTPMTVRATGAALNVVLSATLVFGADLGVLGAALGTTVSTAIVASVFAWGLTGRTIAGRGACPVPVGRATMPRADLTWQLLTVSAPLVARRVAQGVVVFPLLAVASSFGSVTLAALGVARQVRQLLNSFGWGFSIAASTLVGQSLGAGDESLAAVYGREITALSLVVYVLGAALVVALARPIAAVFVDGTAVGPTATFVAVAAVSAVALGVDGSVTGTLRGAGDTRVPFVATLAGLYLVTVPVAYLGVYTPLGSVALLAALVAETAVPMVVNALRFRTGTWKVVSRAYRPASEPLE from the coding sequence GTGCGTCGACTCCGTGCAGTCGCTCGCGTGGTGGCCGGACTGTTGGCGAGTGCGGGCGTCATCGAGCGGTCGCGGCTCCGCGAAACGGTCGACCTCGCGTGGCCTCGGATTCTCACCGGCTTCGCCATCATGTCCAAGCGGACGGTCGACCTCGCCGTCGTCGGCCTCGCGGTCGGTGCCGACGCCGTCGCCGGCCTCACCGTCGCCAACGCCTACTGGGTCCTCGGCAAACTCGCGTTCATCGGCCTCGCCGGGGGCACGCTCACGATGGTCTCCCAGAACTACGGCGGCGAGGAGCGCGACCGCGCCGCAGTGGTCGTCTTCACGAGCCTGCTCGCCGCGGGCGGGCTGGCGCTCGTCGTCGTCCCGGTCTTCGTTCTCGTCGCCGAACCGCTCGTGGCGACACTCAGTAGCGGCCCCTCGGTCACGGGGTTCGGCGTGACGTACCTCGTGGTCGTCGCCCCGGGGCTGGCGTTCGAGGGCCTCAACCTCGTCGCGTCCCGGACCTACGCCGGCGTCGGTGACACCGTGACGCCGATGACGGTCCGTGCGACGGGGGCCGCCCTCAACGTCGTCCTCAGCGCGACGCTCGTGTTCGGTGCCGATCTCGGCGTTCTCGGCGCTGCACTCGGGACGACCGTCTCGACGGCCATCGTCGCGAGCGTCTTCGCGTGGGGACTCACGGGCCGCACCATCGCCGGACGCGGTGCCTGCCCGGTCCCGGTCGGCCGGGCGACGATGCCGCGCGCGGACCTGACGTGGCAACTCCTCACGGTGTCGGCACCGCTGGTCGCCCGCCGGGTCGCACAGGGCGTCGTCGTGTTCCCGCTGTTGGCCGTCGCGTCGTCGTTCGGGTCGGTGACGCTCGCCGCACTCGGTGTCGCCCGGCAGGTCAGGCAGTTGCTCAACAGTTTCGGCTGGGGGTTCTCCATCGCCGCCTCGACGCTGGTCGGCCAGTCGCTGGGGGCCGGCGACGAGTCGCTCGCGGCGGTGTATGGCCGGGAAATCACCGCGCTCTCGCTGGTCGTCTACGTCCTCGGTGCGGCACTGGTCGTCGCCCTCGCGCGCCCCATCGCGGCGGTGTTCGTCGACGGGACTGCCGTCGGACCGACGGCGACGTTCGTCGCCGTGGCCGCGGTCAGTGCCGTCGCCCTCGGTGTCGACGGGTCCGTCACCGGGACCCTCCGAGGTGCGGGCGATACGCGCGTCCCGTTCGTGGCGACGCTGGCCGGCCTCTACCTCGTCACCGTCCCCGTCGCCTATCTCGGGGTCTACACTCCGCTCGGGAGCGTGGCACTGCTGGCCGCACTCGTCGCCGAGACGGCCGTCCCGATGGTCGTCAACGCCCTCCGGTTCCGAACCGGGACGTGGAAAGTCGTCAGCCGCGCCTACCGGCCCGCGTCCGAACCGCTGGAGTGA
- a CDS encoding MFS transporter, with protein MADASGAASDEGAGREGDPSVRATVRQFLALERDVFVLSLAMFAFSLGFQMTGRYLPRYMSVLGAGGVAIGLYGSVGNLISAVYPYPGGALSDRVGSRYALTLFGLASTVGFLVWVAAPLFGTVTVTLPPLPLVNVETVVLPVGVFLGLFLAQAWKSFGLGATFAVVKQSVPPERLATGFASTETVRRLAFLLGPLLAAGLIAVFGFDAGFRVVLVVAAVAGLVGTVAQHALYDASEDTVGKSAGGVAGVVADLRAMPPELPPLLVGDTLVRFANGMVYVFFVIVVTEFLAVEATLPVVGYLSPDALFGVLLAVEMAVALLSMVPVAKLAERVGLKPVVALGFAVYAVFPVLLISAPADPLVVGLLFAFSGLRFAGLPAHKALVVGPAEQGAGGRVTGAYYLLRNTLVVPSALLGGWLYDAYSPELAFGVASAVGVAGVAVFLVFGAEFEASQ; from the coding sequence ATGGCAGACGCGAGCGGGGCGGCGTCCGACGAGGGCGCGGGACGGGAGGGAGACCCGAGTGTCCGCGCGACGGTTCGGCAGTTCCTCGCGTTGGAGCGTGACGTGTTCGTCCTCTCGCTGGCGATGTTCGCGTTCAGCCTCGGCTTCCAGATGACCGGACGGTACCTCCCACGGTACATGAGCGTCCTCGGGGCAGGGGGCGTGGCAATCGGGCTGTACGGGAGTGTGGGGAACCTCATCAGTGCCGTGTACCCCTATCCCGGCGGCGCGCTCTCGGACCGCGTCGGGTCGCGGTACGCGCTCACCCTGTTCGGCCTCGCCTCCACGGTGGGCTTTCTCGTCTGGGTCGCCGCGCCGCTGTTCGGGACTGTGACGGTCACGCTCCCCCCGCTCCCGCTGGTGAACGTCGAGACGGTGGTCCTCCCCGTCGGCGTCTTCCTCGGCCTCTTTCTGGCGCAGGCGTGGAAGTCCTTCGGCCTCGGGGCGACGTTCGCCGTCGTGAAACAGAGCGTGCCCCCCGAACGGCTCGCAACCGGGTTCGCCAGCACGGAGACGGTCCGGCGGCTGGCGTTCCTGCTCGGTCCCCTGCTGGCGGCCGGTCTCATCGCCGTGTTCGGGTTCGACGCCGGGTTCCGGGTGGTGTTGGTCGTCGCCGCCGTCGCGGGGCTGGTCGGCACCGTCGCCCAGCACGCCCTCTACGACGCCAGCGAGGACACCGTGGGCAAGTCCGCCGGCGGCGTCGCCGGGGTGGTCGCGGACCTCCGTGCGATGCCGCCGGAACTCCCGCCGCTGCTGGTGGGCGACACGCTCGTTCGCTTCGCCAACGGGATGGTGTACGTCTTCTTCGTCATCGTGGTCACGGAGTTTCTGGCCGTCGAGGCCACCCTGCCCGTCGTGGGCTACCTCTCCCCGGACGCGCTGTTCGGCGTCCTGTTGGCTGTGGAGATGGCCGTCGCACTCCTGAGCATGGTCCCGGTGGCGAAACTCGCGGAGCGCGTCGGTCTCAAGCCCGTCGTCGCCCTCGGGTTCGCCGTCTACGCCGTCTTCCCCGTCCTCCTGATTTCGGCCCCCGCGGACCCGCTGGTAGTCGGCCTGCTGTTCGCGTTCTCGGGGCTTCGCTTCGCCGGCCTGCCGGCCCACAAGGCACTCGTCGTCGGCCCCGCCGAGCAGGGTGCTGGCGGGCGGGTGACCGGTGCCTACTATCTCCTGCGCAACACGCTCGTCGTCCCGAGCGCGTTGCTCGGTGGGTGGCTCTACGACGCCTACTCGCCGGAGCTGGCCTTCGGCGTGGCCTCGGCCGTCGGCGTGGCCGGCGTGGCCGTCTTCCTCGTCTTCGGCGCGGAGTTCGAGGCCTCCCAGTGA